In Anopheles arabiensis isolate DONGOLA chromosome 2, AaraD3, whole genome shotgun sequence, the genomic window TGAGTCGGAGAATACGGCAACAGAAGTAACAAGTTCTGGAGAGGAAGCTGGCGGTGGTCTGCCTATGATACGCATCCCTAGATCTGTCTGTAAGCtgacaaaacacaacaacaagccGAACAAATATTTAGATCCATTCGTTAGCAGGAAGCGCAAGGAATATTCTACCAAGAACCGGCCCGAGGTGTCGCTTGACATTGTTGATGAAGATTCTAGCTGCTCCAGTACGGAAGATGATCATGAAGAGGACGATATACGAGTGCTTTTAAATTGGAAAGATGATCGCTCCAGTGAAACATCGGACTCGGTATCTCGGGAAGCGGTGCGTGAAAAGACACTCCCCACCAGCGTACAGTGTCAGCGAAGTTTGCTGGAAGTCTCGAGCATTCCGGCACTTCGGAGTCCGGCGGAGTTAAGCCGGGCAGCGGTCGACGGTACCTCCGAATCCGATCATGATCCGACTTTCAGCGGACAGTCTTCGAGCAGGTTTCTGGATAACTTGCGCATCTGGAAGTCGGCCGTGGACATACAGTCAAGGAATATGAAAATGAGCAACGAACTGGCAGAAGATCTCGCAGCTCTCAAGGACAATTTGCAGAAGATTGCAGAAGAAAGCGCAAAGGTAGTGAAAATTGCTCAGAATGTTAAAAGCAGCGTCTCGAATGTGGTGGAGGAGTCCTACCCGGCTCAGTGTGTTCCGATGCGTccagcaacatcagcatcaTCCGCTCGGAGGTCCAAATCGTGTGAATGTTTCGGATGTCAGCACACCTTCGAGGAGCGACCGGCATCATCACGTCCCGCCTTCTCGTCCCCGCCGTACGATTACAAGAAATTTCAGCGTACCGTATTCGAAAGCAATCCACGCTATGCAAAAACGATTCGTAAGATTTGTGAATTTGGTGGCCGTGAAAAAACACTGCCGGCGGCCCGTCCAGAGCGAGATGAAAGCGTGAGAAAAGCAGCACAGAAATTTTTACAATCACTGCAAGGAAACACAATAACGGAAAGGAGTTGTTGCAGTTCGCGATCGTCTCCCGTGCTTCTGCGGTCTCCCTCAAAAAGCGTATCGAGCAGATCGGACGGTTTGCTGGGTACGGTCGACTACGACGGTCTGGTTATTTCTGAAAATGAGTATGATACAGATTCGGAGGTGGCTTCggtttgttcttcttctacgTGTGACACGCCATTTAGCGGCGATACGAAAAGCAACGGATCTTCTGCCGGCCAGATTGGTACCAGCGAGGGAACGGATTTGTCCTCGTTGACGTCCAATTTTCATGCTCAGTGTGATCTGGGAGAAGTGTTGAGTCCTGgtgaaataaagtaaaatatttgtacactgtttttttcatggaaacatttttgggaaaacattttaaagcaaataaaacgactaaacaacgatttttaaattacaGTTTTTATcagattatttattattttaaggATAATTTAAACATCACATAGCTTTagtaatgttttattaaaaaatgatCGGATTTTTCAAAGCATTTAgcaattgtttttaatttaaatatcgGGAGTTTGAGCTCATCGttcttttcaattattttgatgTTAACGGACTTATTGGACGATTCGAATTAGTACTGCTAGCATCCGCTACACATTGCGATGTCGCTACGATCCCATAGATCAATTCCCACTGAACATTCCCGCTGTCTCGCTGTGCTAAGCCACGGAAAAAAATCATTGCTTCTCGCTCATTTTGTCAGGCCTTCTCCTTCTACCCTATAGTAAATTTGTCCAGTAGCTTGTCGAGATGTCCGTCCCTTGTACTATTTTGTACCCCTTGCCTGAGCGAGGACGGAACGTCGATGGACGGCAGTATAGGCTACTCCACCGAGCGGTTCAGATCAAGATGTATGTACTTAAAAGGTGATTAgggtacagtctgttcccgagttacgcggttctcgacatacgcggattcgtagatacgcggttttctaaatttgacagatcaaatgtcaaatcagtacaatttgcgtcaagttcggtataaattgcatttattctaacaaattgaaaccttAAAAAccagaaatattaaaattctctgcacgaatcatatcaaataaatgataaagtgtataaaagtactaaattaaataaaaaacaccgagtaatcaatagtattttagtcaataaacgtgaaattcgacatacgcggatattcgagttacacggattcgtcgggaacgcagaaaccgcgtaactcgggaataGACTGTATTTTTATCGCATTTGCTGGGCGAGATCATTCAGAATTGATATGTTAAATTGCATACAAATTGTTATATCCCATCCAGTCCTTCCTGATTGTAGCACCGAAGCCTctagtattgttatgtcaagtcgtgaaatgcTCTGGAGAACTCTATCCTCTCATATTAATACACCTTGGTTCAGATTCCCTGTGCAGTTCAGTATGGTAGCTTTGAATTATGGGCTAATTGCTCGACtattttaatgtaaacaagaacagcaaaagttaatttaattacTTACTTTTTCTACTCTTTCGAAAACATGTTTCAAGATTTTtgtttcacaaaaatatttttattggcTTGATGGTCTAACAAAACTTGTGCCGTTGTTTGTTCATAAAATTGTTCAACaataaaagttttatttttgtttgataaactCGAACGATATGAGAAACGCCGTCGATGAAAGTCGACCAAGAGCCAACCTCCAATGTCGACTGAATGCACCATCAAACGCGCAGTGGGCCGTTTGTTTGATGGGTTTGGTCGACACTGTCAAAGCAAGCAGgcaagcacaacaaaaacgatTGTACACTCGCTTTGCCGCATCCCAGCAATGTGCGGTTTTGGTTATTTGCTAAAGTAAAATCATTTCTGCTGCTTCGAAACCAAAATGTGCACGGAAAACCTG contains:
- the LOC120898364 gene encoding uncharacterized protein LOC120898364; protein product: MREHDDECFTEDESVAEPSSLSAMRSGFKALYDELDRLGEQATLTVESIEQERASEKEALNKEDIADLIRYARTFIRETRKTFVTVDEHGVQCGPERRSNKKVSTPKAWKQPIVVERTVEREVLTVCENRRRSAVTVIQQTVPRDDAGALSDDPEVGRVTMSTAGERSIQTEPLNNTVAVETLPEMQSEKYPDAAKDHTAHLENVVTEQVEQAEPPPQEPDSVEPALVQVNGGEEDSTIPEKDKNHNEAVEKSTTEEKASDTDEKAGESLGFTSHILPSLSIKGRWDANLKVQQTGSIAIVDPRDTSCDKLQNDNVKYVELNQGLPVKHLNTDIRDGAAEDIKQDLETDIAPKRSKLRVEVADKPGAHSNSESENTATEVTSSGEEAGGGLPMIRIPRSVCKLTKHNNKPNKYLDPFVSRKRKEYSTKNRPEVSLDIVDEDSSCSSTEDDHEEDDIRVLLNWKDDRSSETSDSVSREAVREKTLPTSVQCQRSLLEVSSIPALRSPAELSRAAVDGTSESDHDPTFSGQSSSRFLDNLRIWKSAVDIQSRNMKMSNELAEDLAALKDNLQKIAEESAKVVKIAQNVKSSVSNVVEESYPAQCVPMRPATSASSARRSKSCECFGCQHTFEERPASSRPAFSSPPYDYKKFQRTVFESNPRYAKTIRKICEFGGREKTLPAARPERDESVRKAAQKFLQSLQGNTITERSCCSSRSSPVLLRSPSKSVSSRSDGLLGTVDYDGLVISENEYDTDSEVASVCSSSTCDTPFSGDTKSNGSSAGQIGTSEGTDLSSLTSNFHAQCDLGEVLSPGEIK